A region of Thermovibrio ammonificans HB-1 DNA encodes the following proteins:
- a CDS encoding fumarylacetoacetate hydrolase family protein translates to MKIGRFKWGERTIYGIVKGREIVPVKETKVSELMEGVTPLDETVSFKEVKFLSPTRPSKIVAVGLNYRAHAEEMGKEVPEEPLLFMKPSTAVIANKMRIFLPKMSSRVDYEGELAVVIGRKCRKVSPEEAPDYILGYSCFNDVTARDLQRKDGQYTRAKSFDTFAPYGPWLNTDIDPMGLQITTRVNGEVKQSGNTSDMIFSPFELVSFISQIMTLLPGDVIATGTPPGVGPLKAGDRVEVEIEGIGTLINYAEEERE, encoded by the coding sequence GTGAAGATAGGGAGATTTAAGTGGGGTGAGAGGACAATCTACGGGATAGTTAAGGGGAGGGAGATAGTTCCCGTTAAGGAGACAAAGGTCTCTGAGCTCATGGAGGGCGTTACTCCGCTTGATGAAACCGTCTCCTTTAAGGAGGTGAAATTTCTCTCACCTACAAGGCCTTCCAAAATCGTGGCGGTAGGCCTCAACTACAGGGCACACGCCGAGGAGATGGGCAAAGAGGTTCCGGAAGAGCCCCTGCTGTTCATGAAACCCTCCACGGCGGTTATAGCCAACAAAATGCGGATATTCCTGCCCAAAATGTCCAGCAGGGTAGACTACGAAGGGGAGCTCGCCGTAGTAATAGGGAGGAAGTGCAGAAAAGTCTCCCCGGAGGAGGCCCCCGACTACATCTTAGGCTACTCCTGCTTTAACGACGTAACCGCAAGGGACCTTCAGAGAAAAGACGGCCAGTACACAAGGGCAAAGTCGTTCGATACATTTGCCCCCTACGGCCCATGGCTCAACACCGACATAGACCCGATGGGGCTCCAGATAACCACAAGGGTCAACGGCGAAGTAAAGCAGAGCGGAAACACCAGCGACATGATATTCTCGCCCTTTGAGCTCGTTTCGTTCATATCACAGATTATGACTCTCCTGCCGGGAGACGTTATAGCAACCGGCACCCCGCCGGGAGTCGGGCCCCTGAAGGCGGGAGACAGGGTGGAAGTGGAAATCGAGGGAATAGGAACCCTCATAAACTACGCAGAGGAGGAGAGGGAGTAG